Genomic DNA from Methanomassiliicoccales archaeon:
TCCAGGATGTAGAGAATTGACCCAGACAGGAGAACAATTGAGCCCAGGAGGATTATGGTCGGGGGCAGCAGGAGTATCATAAGCAGACACGAGATGGCCCCCAATGCGGGGAAAAGCGCTCCGAGCGGTATCCTGAAGTACGACTTGCCGTCCGGTAACTTCTCCTTCCTGCGGATCATGATGATGGCGCTAATATTCACAAGCATCATTGTGGCCAGGATGGAGACGTTTGTGGTGTCGATTATGAAGTCCAGCGAGCCCCAGATGATGAAGACGGCGGATATGACCGACCCCAGCAGTATCGAGTTCACCGGCTGCCCGTTCCTCAGCCTGGCGAACCTCCCCGGGAGCTGCTCCTCGCTCGCCATCTCCATGGTGATCCTGGACGAACCCACGATGTTCGCATTTACGGATGATAGCGTAGAGATGGTGGCCGCGAGGGCAACCACCGTGCCACCCAGCGGACCCAGGAAGACCACGGCGGCATCGAAGACGCTCTCGCTACCGTAGCTTGGGAGATTGGCCGCCATCAATGACACGATCACCCCGACGTAGATGACCATGACCAGGGCAATCGAGATGATAATCGCAATAGGGACCTTCCTGCTGGACTCCTTCACCTCCCCCGCCATCATTGCCGCCACCTGGAAGCCTGTGTAGGCGAAGAAGACCATGGTGACCCCGGTGATCACGCTTCCCGCTCCGTTGGGGGCAAGAG
This window encodes:
- a CDS encoding amino acid permease, translating into MNGAKRAEGLSMFSAIAFAVGTMIGAGVFVLSGLVVNIAGPAAVLSYIIGGAIIVFSGLSYAALASIFPEDGGGYLYVKKMLGGFVGFLAGWGMYAFLMIASSFVMIGFGIYLNLLLGTHLDPRILALAGLVALTLLNLRGISEAGKAEISMVVTKVAILLVLVIVGLTHISTSDFSPLAPNGAGSVITGVTMVFFAYTGFQVAAMMAGEVKESSRKVPIAIIISIALVMVIYVGVIVSLMAANLPSYGSESVFDAAVVFLGPLGGTVVALAATISTLSSVNANIVGSSRITMEMASEEQLPGRFARLRNGQPVNSILLGSVISAVFIIWGSLDFIIDTTNVSILATMMLVNISAIIMIRRKEKLPDGKSYFRIPLGALFPALGAISCLLMILLLPPTIILLGSIVLLSGSILYILEDTPRGRSAIEEIKEVLGRY